In Gopherus flavomarginatus isolate rGopFla2 chromosome 1, rGopFla2.mat.asm, whole genome shotgun sequence, a single genomic region encodes these proteins:
- the LOC127033031 gene encoding olfactory receptor 51G2-like: MSAVNDTKFNCAVFLLTGIPGQEDIHLWISTIFCLTYAISIVGNSLILLLIKTDLSLHETMYIFLSMLAITDLGLLIASMPTILGVFLFSSREISLNASVAQLFFIHSFIFIESAVLLLMAFDRFIAISNPLKYTSILTLLRIAMIGLVFVLRGVAIIFPLPLLLKRFQFYLANILSHSFCLHMEVMTMACADITVNNTYGLFITVLMVGLHLLLIFLSYVMILKTVLSISSHVEFLRALNTCVSHLCAVLLFYMPEFTLTLMHRFRKSSFPLLQIVLGYIYLLVPLLMNPIMYSVKSKHLH; the protein is encoded by the coding sequence ATGTCAGCTGTCAATGACACTAAATTCAACTGTGCAGTGTTCCTTCTTACTGGGATACCTGGGCAGGAAGACATCCATCTCTGGATCTCTACCATCTTCTGCTTAACCTACGCTATTTCTATAGTAGGAAATTCACTCATTCTGTTGCTTATAAAAACAGATCTAAGCCTTCATGAGAcaatgtacattttcctttccatgttggccaTCACAGACCTTGGCTTATTGATAGCCAGCATGCCAACAATACTGGGTGTATTTTTGTTTAGCTCAAGGGAGATCAGCCTCAATGCCAGTGTtgcccagctgttcttcatccactcGTTTATATTCATTGAATCCGCTGTGCTCTTGTTAATGGCCTTTGACCGCTTCATCGCAATCAGTAACCCACTGAAATATACGTCCATCTTAACACTGCTGAGAATAGCCATGATTGGACTGGTGTTTGTGCTAAGAGGGGTGGCCATAATATTCCCACTCCCCCTTCTGCTGAAAAGGTTCCAGTTCTATCTAGCCAATATCCTCTCCCATTCCTTCTGCTTACACATGGAGGTCATGACAATGGCATGTGCGGACATCACAGTCAACAACACCTATGGCTTGTTTATTACAGTCCTAATggtggggttgcacttgctgctCATCTTCCTCTCTTATGTGATGATCCTCAAAACAGTGCTGAGCATCTCCTCCCATGTAGAATTCCTCAGGGCCCTAAACACTTGTGTCTCCCACCTCTGCGCTGTCCTGCTCTTTTACATGCCAGAGTTCACCCTGACTTTGATGCACAGATTCAGGAAGAGCTCTTTTCCCTTGCTTCAGATTGTCCTGGGCTACATATATCTTCTGGTTCCTCTTCTGATGAACCCAATCATGTACAGTGTGAAAAGCAAACACCTTCATTAG